gtCATCTTTGCCTTTGTCACCATCAATGTGGTGGGCACGAGCATGatcattttgctctcctacatCTCTATCATTCGCacagtgctgaggatgtgctcagcacagagcagggccagagccttCCACACCTGTGCCTCCCATTTGATGGCAGTTTCCTTATTCTTTGGGCCAGGATTCTTCATGTACCTGCAACCCTCTTCTAGCCACAGAAGCCTGGATAAGGTGGCCTCCATCTTCTACGCCGTGGTCACTcccatgctcaacccattcatctacagcctgaggaacaaggaggtgaagggggCTCTGCTGAAGTCTGGGAGAATGCTTTTCAGGCACTGGCAACATGCAAGACTTGTATCATTTAGGACATGAGGATTACATGTCAAGTGGAAAGCCTATGAGGCACTAAAGCACTGGGATTTCCCACTACCCCTCATGATTTTATGTAGGTTCTAAAACAATTCCTGAACAAAAAGTCACTGACAGTATTGCATGAGAAATGGACCCGACCATCACTTCTTCCATGGAAGAGATCAAGAGGAGAAGGAGACTCAATCTTCAATTTATATCACAGTCACCTGTCTGTAGGAAGAAATTGCCCTGAATTATCCCAGGCctcttttcctcacaggaaaCACCAATCAGCTTTATCCAGTTATAGCCTTTGTCACtgataaatacttatttttcttgcaagattcttgaccttgtccctcagctccaataaaattcctcactcttacctgtgagctctttattaaagctgctggggtgggagggaacaggaagtgcagttttacatttgtttgctgggaaagagtcagagaaaaggcttcaaaagattcgttgcatttgtttgtgcctttcGAAGAGCAGAAGTTGGTGGGAATCAAGGTCTCAGGCTGCACTTTAGTATATCAAGAGGTatccctccccaggctgcaaCTTCAAAGTAGATTTCACTTTAAGTAAGAAACTGTAGACAATATCATTCGTAATCCAGGATGATGAATGGTGCTGAGGCTACCCAGTGTTAAGGACAATTTGGGCATATTAAGGCTTCATCCCACTCATTTTAAGGGATGTCTTACATTCATCTGAAGTGCCATTCACTTAAATGGTGCAATCCATAGAATTCCAGCACAAGACAAGCACCCACATTCCATGCCCATGCTGAACTCTTGCTAATGCACACCAGGAAATACCAAATGGTTTATCTCATATAGGAGTTAAGACAGTGGCTCATTTCCATAGATGAAAGACAATCCTGAACACAGAATCGATCCTAACTGAGAGCTGTCTGGGTCTCagagaaaccaaaacacactGATGGGGAAAATATCTTTACCTGCTGTGAGTGGGAATTAACTGATGCTTTGAACAGAATATGGATGGTGAACAGTCTCTTTTGTGTGCTCtggcaaacagcagcaagagatgagattttctcttttgtctgcGGGAAAGTGGCTTCAGCCTTTACTCAGTGAAGGAGGCAGAACTGATGTAATCAGATGCTAAAGAGCTTGGCAGGACACAGACCTTTGATatcattagaatcatagaatggttagaaaggaccttaaaatcatccatttccagcccccctgccatgggcagggacacttcacactaagcCATGACACCCatggtccaacctggccataaacaccgccagggatggagcattcacaacctccctgggcaacccattccagtgcctcagcaccctcacaggaaagaatttcttccttagatccaatctaaacttcccctgtttcaattttaacccattaccccttgtcctgtccctacagtccctcaggaagagtccatccccagcatccctatagcctccccttcacatactggaaggctgctaagagatCATAACACAAGACTTCCTATAGAAACTTCACCAcaccttgttttcttcctctgttttgttgGATATTGCTGCTCAGACCATACATATAAAATCTTAGAGCCACAAGAAGCCAAAGTTTGGCCTCAAAATTCATCTGACCCAAGCTTTTGTGGAAAAGGGACCTAGAAGAGAAGTGTCATCTGTAGGGTTCATTACCCCACTCTGGtgtctttatttcctcttgGCTTTAATAAAGTCCTCAAAGCAGAGATACAGAAATACTCAAACATTTATCCAGACTTGGTGCTATGTTCCCAAGAGAGCTCTGGATTTCCATAGTCTTGTACAGAGTGGATTCAACTCTGTGAATGTCCAAGAGGAAGCTCAATCTAATGTGCAGGGAGGCACAATTGTCAATTCCAGCAATATAAGAAAGAGGTTTGAGGTTTTGGAATACATTTTATACTGAGAGCATCATTGCATGATTCTGCTTCAGTCATTGCAGAGGAAAGGGTCTACACAATGCAGAAACTCCTGGCTGGAGACACAAAATGCACACACCAAATATATACCAGATTTCATCTCGATCAAAGTATAATATTACACTTGGAAAAGGACAAGTCACTATGGACCAGAGAATGACACTTGTATATAATGTTCAGTTCTTTACCCTATTGCCCTCACTGAGAACACTAGCTCCTATTTTGCCCATGCAGGGACATGTTCCAAATAGAGAGGGACAGTCAGAGCAGTGAGCACTGTTGTCTATGAAGGATGatagctctgctctgcaggagcctgggggCCACCACAGGGGTTTGCATCATTCATCTCTTTAAACAGAGCCAAAGGGGACACCACAGTGAGCAGGGACCATCCCACAATACCTGAACTACAGAAATATGGCAGGAACAGAGACCTGGGCCACGTTCAGCCAAGACTCCAGAGCATCAGGAAATCTGGTGATGATGAGGCAGGTCCAAGAACAAAAACAAGACCCAGATGAAGTAAATCCCCTGGTCAGCATCAGGTCCAGCAGCAGTTAGGGAAATCCAGTAGCAAACCAAGGTCACCATCAAACTATTTCATAAGTGGACACAACTCGTTCTAAACTGGAAACCACAATGCCTCTAATAAAAGCCAACCTCCCTGGAGTGAGCTTAAATAGAGATGGGGGCAATTGTGCAGAGGGTGGGGATGAagccccagctgaggctgctcagggggatAAAGGCCTATTAGTTCAGCCTGGCACAACTCATCATTGCCTCAAAATGCCAATTTCTCACCCTTCAATACAGTGGAAGCCCAGAGccaccagctcagctgttggACATCCAGGCACTGCATGTGGATAATCCCACTGGGGATGGAAATCTGGGCTCTCAagtgtgcacagagggaaaacagcagctccagagatggagtcacttgtgcttcatgtcCCGTTTGGGGCCCTCTACAAGATCTGAAATGTCCCTAAAACCCATTCTCATTCTGTTGCCAAGGTCAGACTAAATTCCTTGCATAGtccacaagtatgtcagaagcatcctatgagATGCTCATCATTGCgactgtgcagctgtgctcaggcatggctcatccactccatgtctctcagatgcgcaagcaccacaatgcctttcagagtTGATTTTACACCCTTTGCCTGACAACAACCAAAATCCACAGGAAGCATCATTCTCTTCATCTCCAGGTGCACTAATAAACCCCAGGAACAATTTGCTGTAAATAGGTGGATTTGGGGACAtgtctttccccttcttccacACTGAGTGCAGGCGGTGGTGGCAAGTGACTGTCTACCTAATTCACCACTGATTATTCCCATAACTTTTTAAACTGGCTTTTCCAATGCTACTTAAACAGGATTTCAGCCATGCAAAGAAGAGTTCCTGCAACCATTTCTATTCTCACCATTGCCCCTTGTTAACATCTTCCTGTAAACTCACTCCTGACTGTGATGCCTGACATTGCTGATGGACCCTGGTACCACCTCCCATCAGCAAGGTtcccctcagctccctgccatgaTAATGCCAACCATGGCCCTTGTGCAGCTGTAACTGCCTCAGAAATGCTCCAAAAGTGGATGTGAAAGGTGGGGTTGTTGTGTGGTTTGCTCTAAGGGAGCCCAAAGCCCTGTTGCTTGCTCAAGCTGAGGTCATCTCCTCTGGGTACACTTCATCCCCACACTAATCAGCACAGAGAAGAGATAATGACCTGCTGTGGGCTTTGTCACCTCCTGGGGCCCAAAGACATTCACAgtccccacatccccacatcccatcaaATAGGAAGGGGCTTTGCTGATGCTGGTTCATTGCCAGGctccctgcacagctccagccacCTTCATCTTCACATCCATCTGCGAGAGCATCAGGAgggcagcagagacagagctgaGATGTAAGTGAGGGGCAGCATCTTTCAGCCCATCATTCTCCTGTGCTTCTCTCTTGGcaacaagcagcagctcctgtcttcatctcctgccctcctgcaggCTCCTGGGCTTCTTGAGGATGCTCTGGGCTTCCCAGGgagctgcttgtgctgtgtcctccccatgcagctgctgagaaggcaggtTTGGAGATCAGCCTCATGGAGAACAcacaggagggaggggaaaccAATACAAACCTCTGTGTAAACTTGCATAAGATCATAGcttgcattggaagggaccttaaagctcattcagtgcCAACTCCCTCcatccactacagcaggttgtgGCTAACCTAACTTCCTATAGATCAGGAATCCATTCCAGTAACGAAGAAGCCCaagcagagagggaagaagcAGGTGGTTGGGAAATGCCCTCAAAAGCATGAAGGATCAACTCTGCACTGTGAAAGCACCACGTTTCTCTGTGTTCCAGGTGGAGCCGCATGGTCTGCAAGCCCCAGGCTCAGCACTAACGCAGGCAATGAAGTGCAGCACTAAGGTAAAGCTGCTCGGGTGTGCAACCTCCCCACTGCTTTCCACAGGGCTCATTGCTCAGCATCTGCAGGTGAGCCAGAGGAGCAGGCACCACCTTGTGCCATGGTGTTGAAGTGCTTGAGCACCCCTTTgttctccctgtgctgggacaggACTTTCCCCAACCTGTTCCTCATTGATCTGTGCCTCAACTCTCCCTTTACATCCTGCAGGACTGTctctgagcagctcccagcacacagaTGCTTTTGCACCTggcacatccctgcctgctggacAAGAAAcctccagccagcagctcacacacaaagcaccatccagcccATGGCACAAAGCAACTGCACCCAAGTGATCCAGTTCAGCCTGGTGGGGTTCACAGAGGAGCCGGTGACTCAGGGCAACttgttcctgctcttcctgctcacCTACCTTGTCACCATCGTGGGCAACCTGGGCATCATCATCTTGATCAGGGCCAGCCCCCACCTCCACTCCCCCATGTATtatttcctgggcaacctggcCTTTGTAGACCTCTGTTCTTCCACCATCATCACCCCCAAGATGTTGGTTGACTTGATGTCAGAGAAGAAGAGCATTGCTTATGCTGGGTGTGTGGCTCAGGTCTTCCTCTTTCAACTTTCTGGGATTACTGaatgcttccttctggcttcaaTGGCCTATGACCGTTATGTGGCCATTTGCCATCCCCTGCTCTACCCCCTTGTCATGTCCCCaaagtgctgtttccagctggtGACTGGCTCCTACCTCATGGGGCTGACCAATGGTGTGGGACAGACCATCAGCATGTCCACCCtgtccttctgcagctccagcaccatcGACCTCTTCTTCTGTGACATTTCCCCTCTCATCTCCCTCTCCACCTCCGACACCACCCTCAGCCACATCATCCTGaccactgcagcatctctctttGGTGTGTCCAGCAGCCTGGTTATCCTGCTCTCCTATGTGGCCATCATCCTCACCATCCTGAGCATCAATTCAGCTGAGGGCAAGCGCAAAGCCTTCTCCACCTGCACCTCCCACCTCACCACTGTCAGCATCTTCTATGGGGCATCcttctttatgtatttattcccCAGCTCACACAGCTCAAGAGGAGCAGATAAATGGGCTGTGGTGCTCTACACCGTGGTGACTCCCATGCTGAACCCCTtgatctacagcctgaggaacaaggaggtgaaggaggCTTTGAGGAGActcttgaaaatgaaatgatCTTGAATTCTCCAAAAATAGGGCCAGACAGAATGGAGATGTGGGGGAGCTGCTCAGCCGTTTGTGAGGTGCCCTAGATGGACAACATGTTGAGAGTGTTCTGCACCTGAACTTACATGATGGCTTACTTGATATCAGCAACTGAATATACAAATAAGAGCATTGCAAGAGCTTTAAAACTGCCCTGACTCAAGGTATGGGCTTTGGTGTgtgttgctttcctttttcttggcAAATCAGAATAAACAGAGAGTGAATTCTACTGTTCCAATAAACCAAACTCCATTTTTAGACTTGATGTGAAGTCATTTGGGCCATAATATAAATACACCAACATTTATAGCAAAATAAATGGAGAGAACAACAAATAATGTACACACTGTGGATTAAGTATTTGTAAGTTTTGATTCTGAAAACTCATTAAATGATTTCCATCTCTATTCACCTCATTTCAGACAGTAAATAATTCAAGTTAAATATGGTACCTCAGTGACCTCTGTTATGAATAAAGGTGCTTTGAAAGAGTTTTAAGATGTGGTAGTGAGGAATCCCAGCCAAAGGGCAGTAACTATCCAGGAACCCCTGTCCCCTGCTCCACACCTTTGCTTTCCAGTTCCCTGCTGAGCACATTAAAAGCCACGATCTCCATGGCAGCCTGACAACAGCAGAGCacaagagctgtgctgctgttcagcagccTTCACACCTGACACATGGCAGCCGATGGCAGCCTGGAGCAATGGCATTGCTTGCCCTGATGTCTCTCCTCTTGCCTTCCTGCTCGGAGctgaggtactagaatgggttgcccagggacgctgtgaatgctccatccctggcagttttcaaggccaggttggatgaagccttgggtgatatggtttagtgtgagctgtccctgcccatggcaggggttggaactagatgatcttgaggtcctttccaatcctaaatattctatgattctatgattctatgtgatgGACACACATTGTATAtataaaacaccccaaaatactcCAATGTGAGCATTCCTTCAGCCCAtagagctgcagcctctgccaggACCATGGTGAAACCTGGAGCCATGGCTGAGCCTTAGGGCTATCCTAAACACATGCAATAACCTGGGTTGGAGTTAAAAGCTCCATGGAGGGATAGAATCAAGCCAGGATCAAAGTGGTTTGCTGATTTCTTAACAACACACAACTAACAGGCAGCCAGGGTCAATCAGCTGAATCCTGCTTTGTTCctatcgtggtttaaacccaaatcacacagttcgttcactcactcccccctttgctcccccaactcccggagaattaggaaagagaatccaaagCATGTAGctaccacgggttgagataagaacagtttcataactaaggcataacaaaaat
This Melopsittacus undulatus isolate bMelUnd1 unplaced genomic scaffold, bMelUnd1.mat.Z mat_scaffold_55_arrow_ctg1, whole genome shotgun sequence DNA region includes the following protein-coding sequences:
- the LOC117438690 gene encoding olfactory receptor 5G3-like, with product MAQSNCTQVIQFSLVGFTEEPVTQGNLFLLFLLTYLVTIVGNLGIIILIRASPHLHSPMYYFLGNLAFVDLCSSTIITPKMLVDLMSEKKSIAYAGCVAQVFLFQLSGITECFLLASMAYDRYVAICHPLLYPLVMSPKCCFQLVTGSYLMGLTNGVGQTISMSTLSFCSSSTIDLFFCDISPLISLSTSDTTLSHIILTTAASLFGVSSSLVILLSYVAIILTILSINSAEGKRKAFSTCTSHLTTVSIFYGASFFMYLFPSSHSSRGADKWAVVLYTVVTPMLNPLIYSLRNKEVKEALRRLLKMK